The sequence GGAGGTCATCGATGGTGATACTGTGCGGGTGCGCCTTCCGGGGCGGCGCACCCAAAAGGTGCGCTTCATCGGGGTGGACACCCCGGAAACCCGCCACCCCAAAACAGGGGAGGAGCCTTACGGCCGCGCCGCCGCGGCCTTCACAAAAAAGAGCCTTTTGGGGCGCCGCGTGTGGCTCGAGCGCGACGTCCAGGAGCGCGACCGTTACGGCAGGCTTCTCGCCTACGTCTGGCTCGAGCCGCCCACGGGTGCTTCCGCGTCTGAAGTCCGGGAAAAGATGTTCAACGCCCGGCTGCTCCTGGAGGGGTACGCCCAGGTGCTGACCGTGCCGCCGAACGTGAGGTACGCCGACCTTTTCGTGAAATTCCAGCGCGAGGCCAGGGAAGCGAAAAAAGGGCTCTGGGGCGGGAGACACCTGCACTCCTGAGTGCCGGGCTCCACCGGAGGCTCATGGCGAACACTAAAAAAGAGGTGCACCCTTGCTTCTTTCCGGGTAGGCTTCTATATCTTCTATTCCCGGAAACTAAGCCTGTGGCGGAAACCACCCTCTTTGAAGTCCTTGGTTTTCAGGCACGTGGCGGATCTCTTAGGCGGAACGGGCTAAAAAAGTGGGGATAGCTCAGGCGGCGTGCGTGTTGACCCGGAGAGGTGAAGCTGATATAATATTATGAAATGTTTTTTAGAAAAAACATGA is a genomic window of Bacillota bacterium containing:
- a CDS encoding thermonuclease family protein, giving the protein MPRKAGGALRRTSPGFLVLVCFLLLLRPAGCGGLPEKTAPAPPPGQSSPLQKQAASDDTAPPDLIPATVAEVIDGDTVRVRLPGRRTQKVRFIGVDTPETRHPKTGEEPYGRAAAAFTKKSLLGRRVWLERDVQERDRYGRLLAYVWLEPPTGASASEVREKMFNARLLLEGYAQVLTVPPNVRYADLFVKFQREAREAKKGLWGGRHLHS